In the genome of Nonomuraea sp. NBC_00507, the window CGGACGGCCGCGGCGGTCCGCGCGAGCAGCGGCACCATCGTGGCGTCGGTGAAGACGGCCGTGTGCACCTCCACCGTCACGTCCTCGAATCCGGCGTCGAGCAGCAGGTTGCGGTGACGGCGGGCGACACGGGGGTTGGGGATCAGGTCGGCGCGGGCGTGCACGATGGCGCGGGTGAGCGCCGGGTCGTCGGAGTCGATGACCTGGGTGTCCCAGTCCTGGCCGACCAGCACCACCCGCCCGCCCGGTACGAGCACCCGCCTGGCCTCGGCCAGCGCCTTGGTGGCGTGCCCATGGTCGCGCTTGCTGCGGCCTCCGTTGGCTCGTCCCTCGCTCTCTCCGGCCTTTCGCGCCGCTCCGTGCCCATGGTCGCGCTTGCTGCGGCCTCCGTTGGCTCGTCCCTCGCTCTCTCCGGCCTTTCGCGCCGCTCCGTCGGGGAGCAGGTGGAAGACCTTGTCGGCCCGATACCCGGCCACTTCGCCGTCCTTGAGCGGCAGGTCGCAGGCGTCACCGACGCGGAAGTCGGCGTCGGGCCACCGGCCGCGGGCCACCGCGATCACCTCCTCGCTGAGGTCGACGCCGATCGCCCGCGCTCCGCGTTCCG includes:
- a CDS encoding methyltransferase domain-containing protein, whose translation is MSMTELIQLLDAADAMPAAAALRARSYELLDLQAGAGVVDVGCGAGRAVGELAERGARAIGVDLSEEVIAVARGRWPDADFRVGDACDLPLKDGEVAGYRADKVFHLLPDGAARKAGESEGRANGGRSKRDHGHGAARKAGESEGRANGGRSKRDHGHATKALAEARRVLVPGGRVVLVGQDWDTQVIDSDDPALTRAIVHARADLIPNPRVARRHRNLLLDAGFEDVTVEVHTAVFTDATMVPLLARTAAAVRAAGAITAEQESVWVAEQVERARSGRMFLALPLFMAAGRA